The Arabidopsis thaliana chromosome 5, partial sequence genomic interval GCAGAAGATGGTGAAGAAACATCTAATGTTCGATCTGTAGTAACACCAGTTGTACGCGAGTTTCGAAATGGTTTCCGAGCTGGTCTCAGGGATTTGCAAGAGTTTCACATCTTCCTTGTCACCCTTCATCAGAAATTAGATGTGTTGCTTCGGGCATTTTTTAGTATGATGGACAAAACAATGTGTGCAGATTTTGACAGAGAAGACTTTGCTGTTCCTGAGTCACCTTCACATACTCATGGGCATGAGGTGAATCATTATCCATCTCCCTCAAAAGATCGGGTGCCTAGTGATAACAGCTCTGATCACAGTGAGTCAGATATGCAAAAATCAGTTCCTAGGACACcaaattcagaaaacaaagaagacgGGTCTTCGCCTAAGTCACGTGAAAGTTGGCACGGAAGATCCGGTAAAGGTGGAGAATCTCTTAGCAGTCAGCGTTTGGCAGCAAAGCTCCGTGACTTCCATAAGTTTGCAAAGGTTTGTCGCTTCGAGCTTTGATCACTATGTTCTAATTTGTAAAGTAGGTTcagattttttataaaaaaaaaagtttgtcttcttgGATGGAAGTTCTCAgccattttctctttcttcactcTCAATATTTTCATGGTGCGTCCAGGTTGATGCTGAGTCTAATAAAGAACTAGACCAGTGGAATGAAACACTGCGGAATGAAGTGATGAAACTTTGCCAAGAGAACGGTTTCAACACTGGTTTTTTTGAGGGCAGTGATAATAACAGTTGCACAGATGCTTATGAGCTAAAGGTATCATGAAGTtttattatttccttttatCCTGAATATGAtcttcattatataatatagtttttggCAACTGAACTCAAACATTGTCTCTCTTGTTTGCATTCTCCTTGATAACAGGTTAGACTTGAGCATATTCTTGAGAGGATATCATTGATTAGCAAAGCTGCTAATACAGAGAAACCATCAATGATACAAGAAAATCTTTTTATCGGGGGAGGATTGGCTGCAAGGTCGATTTACACTCTTCAGCATTTAGGTATAACTCATGTTCTATGTTTGTGCGCTAATGAAATCGGGCAATCGGATACTCAATACCCGGATCTCTTCGAGTACCAAAACTTCTCAGTAAGTGAACCTGTCTTATATGTCTCTTAAAAGgaattggtaaaaaaaaatgcatctATAAAGATGatcgttttcttcttgtgtCTTCCCTTTGACCAGATAACCGATGATGAAGACTCAAATATCGAGAGCATCTTTCAAGAAGCTCTCGATTTCATCAAGCATGGCGAAGAAACTGGTGGCAAGATTTTAGTTCATTGCTTCGAAGGTCGGAGTAGAAGCGCAACAGTAGTGCTTGCTTACCTAATGCTCCAAAAGTAAGTTGTTGGggacaaataaaatttgttggaAATTTTCAATACTTGTTCTCATTTGTTTACTGGTGGGAACAATAAATAGGAAGCTCACACTTTTAGAAGCATGGAGCAAACTGAGGAAAGTTCATAGACGAGCTCAACCGAATGATGGATTTGCGCGGATCTTAATAAACCTCGACAAGAAATGTCACGGGAAAGTATCAATGGAGTGGAGACAGAGGAAACCGACAATGAAAGTGTGTCCGGTTTGTGGAAAGAACGCAGGTCTAAGCAGCAGTTCTTTGAAGCTTCATCTCCAGAAATCTCACAGGAAACTGTCTTCGGGAAGTGTTGACAGTGCAATGAACATGGAGATTCAAAAGGCTTTGGAGGCTCTTAAACTCAGCACTGGCCGTGGCTCAAGTGCTAGTTCCAATTCTTTCCAATCTCATCCTGGTTAGAGAGTCCGGTTTGGTTTTATCTATGGTTTGTCCCGGTTAAAGTCTCTCTAATCGTACATCTCTGAACAAAAACAttgatctgttttgttttgttttttactgtAACGATCTTTGTACTTGTATACGCAAGTAAATAAAAAGCCGAAAAGCTGAATAGAAGTCACTGGGAAACGTCATAATAAGCTAATGTAACATTTGTAACTCTTTTTCCCTTGTGCTTTGTGTTAAGAAAGTAAGATTTGGCCCAAAAATgtcataaaactaaaaaattgattgcgtaatcaaacaaaagttCCCTTTCATTTTCGatataataaactaaaaaaatttgacATTCTTTCCGGCGTGCACATTGATGAAAGTGAACTCTTGTTAACTTTCATTTGTGACTTGTATGGAGTACAAGACGTGCGTGATGTGCCAGACGACGGAGAAAGATGAAGGAATCATGAGGTGGTATATGTATGAAGAATGGCTATGGAAAGCAGACAAAGTAAAAATTGATTGAAATATTGGGGAACATAAATGCAAATCTAATTTGATGTTAAATCTATGTGGGAAATCTGATAACGGTGGATCGTCTTTGTGGACCAACTTGGTGTTAGCTTTTTTTCCAACtacttattaatttatccaTTCCTTTGTTAATGACTAGTCTCTCCTTTAAGTCATCCTTTAAGTTGCTTTTGTATCTCCACTTTATTCTCTGCCTTCTTTTTCATGGGAAAGTTGCACATCAGAAGCACCAATGAACTTGTAATGAACTCCTTCAAAAAAATTTCTGATATTATATCTTAAGCGATGTCCTCTCTcctacatttttgtttgtttattgtttaccAATTTCTTGAATAACAagttaatttgtttcttcaaaaagTGTAGAAGCCCACTTTTGTAACGGACGTTAAGATTGCGCTTTAGTTGgtgaaattttatatgttaGGTAGTTCAcgtattttgttgtttggagaaatattaataaatgGCATTAAATGGAAATCGAATCCATTCTTTGAAGCAGTGTGGGTCCAAACATGGAGCACAAGTGTTATAAAAGACTTGAGGCTGAGAAGTAACGAAGAGACATGAAAAAGAGGACAATGACCAAAGGTGGTACATAACACACGTATGACTCGTCCTTACTTTGCTGTCCACAAAATTCTCtcataaaactaaaacctaCCACCGAttttttctcctctctctctctctctcaaaatcTGCCCCGGCTCTTCTTTATCGGACGCGTAGTATCAATATCGATATTTTAACCCCGTGATCTATGCTTATCTTTTCTTGGTTATATGGTTATAGAGAACCGTTATCTGTTTTTGATACctgtaaataatataatagaaATGCTTCTTAGACCCGACATTcgtaaataatataatatcgAGAATCAAATAAGTTACATGATTCGGATTTTCATTAGGAATTGGACAACTATCGAGAATGGTTATGGCATATTTATACATGTTGACCACTTATTTGTGAGTGGTTATTATCCCGGATATAAAATGATCATCTAAGTGAAAATTTTTGAATCCGTCCAAACATTTCTACTATTGATCCGAATGACAAAATCAAGATAAACTAGTACTCCCTCTATTCATAatagtttgatgttttggattttgacgCTTATTAAGAACTCAATTATTGTTTAatcattttaacatttttcttagTGTTATaagacaataaaaataaagaaaaatgctagaaaatcaatttttatgaaacaaaaaacaaaagctagaGCATCAAACTTTTAGGAACATATGGAGTATTTGGTATCAAACGATTTCGTCTATACGATATGGCAATTTTAAGCGTATATGTCTCTTTCTAGCTTTGAAAGTTGATTTGatat includes:
- the PHS1 gene encoding dual specificity protein phosphatase family protein (PROPYZAMIDE-HYPERSENSITIVE 1 (PHS1); FUNCTIONS IN: protein tyrosine/serine/threonine phosphatase activity, phosphoprotein phosphatase activity; INVOLVED IN: cortical microtubule organization, regulation of gene expression, response to abscisic acid stimulus, regulation of stomatal movement; LOCATED IN: cytoplasm; EXPRESSED IN: 25 plant structures; EXPRESSED DURING: 15 growth stages; CONTAINS InterPro DOMAIN/s: Protein-tyrosine phosphatase, active site (InterPro:IPR016130), Dual-specific/protein-tyrosine phosphatase, conserved region (InterPro:IPR000387), Actin-fragmin kinase, catalytic (InterPro:IPR015275), Dual specificity phosphatase, catalytic domain (InterPro:IPR000340), Dual specificity phosphatase, subgroup, catalytic domain (InterPro:IPR020422), Protein kinase-like domain (InterPro:IPR011009); BEST Arabidopsis thaliana protein match is: dual specificity protein phosphatase 1 (TAIR:AT3G23610.2); Has 3732 Blast hits to 3722 proteins in 327 species: Archae - 11; Bacteria - 92; Metazoa - 2029; Fungi - 326; Plants - 343; Viruses - 172; Other Eukaryotes - 759 (source: NCBI BLink).): MIWSLGERNTDPKSPPSRQSSEISLWERLGKASTVDIDSSCFSWNMLSSLHHTEHSSSTDHSEEDQSKPLEVTVNSGGVVFFALFNSSSSEDASRKEEAAVIKFASSRMATQSERLGYEFSKWLGVQIPQARVIHSCNPEWTLIKEATEKAQAKATSEGDEVGEMTCSELLEALELSRCLLLMSYVHGCPMLESMSSFETEEKAERAAAALGRILVLDLVIRNEDRLPCRQLRWRGNPANLLLTDRIVSSAKHHECSFDEAFDSAIKRYHPKDYRSIQRERRASSVDSRSRLSISDQMLVSQASDFSDITESPRSYDTGLMSPMSDRSVAADFHLVAIDSGVPRRPPAGKRASDQEIYPRLVELLLNSSQYSSNLLHEITEGSLGYPQAEDGEETSNVRSVVTPVVREFRNGFRAGLRDLQEFHIFLVTLHQKLDVLLRAFFSMMDKTMCADFDREDFAVPESPSHTHGHEVNHYPSPSKDRVPSDNSSDHSESDMQKSVPRTPNSENKEDGSSPKSRESWHGRSGKGGESLSSQRLAAKLRDFHKFAKVDAESNKELDQWNETLRNEVMKLCQENGFNTGFFEGSDNNSCTDAYELKVRLEHILERISLISKAANTEKPSMIQENLFIGGGLAARSIYTLQHLGITHVLCLCANEIGQSDTQYPDLFEYQNFSITDDEDSNIESIFQEALDFIKHGEETGGKILVHCFEGRSRSATVVLAYLMLQKKLTLLEAWSKLRKVHRRAQPNDGFARILINLDKKCHGKVSMEWRQRKPTMKVCPVCGKNAGLSSSSLKLHLQKSHRKLSSGSVDSAMNMEIQKALEALKLSTGRGSSASSNSFQSHPG